Genomic segment of Nostoc sp. TCL240-02:
GAAATTTGCTGAGGCTGCGCTGGTTGTGAGTCAATTTTTTGTAAGACGGCCTCGATTTGGTCAACGTAAGCTTTTAAATTATTCTTGTAATCTAGCAATAGCGTCTGTAAAGTCGAACTTGTTGCCGCTAGTCTTTTAGGTTTACTGTCAATAAATCCAGAAATTTTTGACTCTAATTGCTGGGCTTTTTCAACATTCTTCAAAAAATCAGCTTTTTTGGTTTGTAGTTGCTGTGAATTTTCTAATACAGCAACTAAATTAGAGCTATGTAATTGCGCCCCTACTACTGCATCTCTATAATTACTCAGTAGTTGTCCTTGTTCATAAGCTTGATTGAATTGCCTTACTTCCCTACCCCGATAGTAGTTGGCAATCACTAACCCAGTTAGCGCTCCAAAAAAGCCAATTCCGATAGCTACAAAGTACCCATAGCCAATTTTTTGATGGATGCGCCAAGAACTGGCTTTGAGTTTCCCTCGTGAGGGAAATTCTATAGTCGGTAGTTCGTCTGTCGATGGCTCTTCGGCTGACACTTTTTTGATTTCTGAACTGCTATCGATAAGGGTTGGCTTTTGAGTTGGCATTTCTCAAACCTCCTTGCCTTCCCGCAAAAATTACCAAATCAGTTTAGCTTGTACAAACAGTTTAATTGGTTATTAACATTTACATTATCTTCTTTTATAGCAACAGCAAATCATTGCTTAGTAGATAATTCGCATAACCTCATATACTATGAGTTATTTTGATAGCAATGCTGCTAAGTACACTTACTGATAGCGAACCGAATTCACTTTTTTCAACAGTAACAAATAATTTCCCGAACTAAAGACCTGTCTGAGACCGTCTTCTCCTTACTACAATACTTTCCTCAATATACAGTTGATAGCAATTAGTTCTTGACATCAGGTAAGCCACTAGTCTACCTTACTGCTTCCTTATAAAATTAATACAATCAGGAAAAAAACAAAAGGTTTGATTATGGGGCATGGGGCATTAGGTTATTTCTGCCTCATCCCCAATTACCAGCACGCCTATCATAAAATAGGTTGAAAGTCTAGTCGATGTGAATACACAAAAACTTTTATTACGTATTAATATCAATACGAATGCGTTAATTGACGAACCCGGCTTAAGATAGCTTTAATATTGGCTAAAATCGGCTTTTAGGCTTATATAAATGAGAGGTGGGCTGATTTTGCCTGATTTGTACTTAGATTTAGTACGATTATGAACAAATGACACGGAATGAGATAATCACAACCAGAGGATTCCAGTTGACTTAGAAAAGAACTCAGAAGGACGATTATAATACATCCTACTCCCTTCTGAATTCTATCCTCCTACTGACTGTCTACCTTGTAGTTGATGCAGTAGATATTACGGGGCAATTATAGTTAAAGGACACTAAAACCCTTTTGTGCCCTTTAATCAATTGTACTGATGCACTTGTGCATTACCTAACCAACAGCCTTTTGGTTGCAATTATCCAGATTAGAAAAACTCAACTGTCAAATTAATGGGAGTGAAAATGCCAGAACAAGATTTTACTGAAACCGCATCCAAAGAGACTACAGTGGCAGAGATCAACACCCAAACGGGAACCATCACAAAAGTCCAGCCTCCCGCACAGTCTCAAGATGAATGGCTAAAATACGGGGAGCAAGTTTCTACATTTTTAGCAACATTGCCAGAATATGTGGGAGGCTTCTTTAATGAATATAAGCAACCTCTGGTAACAGTTGGTTTAATTGTAGGATCAATTGTTGGTGTTAAAGTACTCTTGGCAATATTAGATGCTTTGAATGATATCCCTTTAGTAGCGCCTACTTTTGAGTTGATAGGGATTGGTTACTCTGCTTGGTTTGTTTACCGCTATTTACTCAAAGCCTCAACGAGGAAAGAGTTAACTAGTGAAATCACCACTCTAAAATCACAAGTGGTTGGTAAAATTCCAGAAGCTTGATATCTAAATATCGCTTATCCTGCAAAGACTCTACGCAAATAATCTAATTCAAAATCACCCTCTGAGTCTGATCTAAGGAAGCCTTAGATCAGACTTTTCTCAAAATCAAAAATTTTTGAATTTCTAATTTTGAATTTTGAATTTTCTGCAATGGGTTGGCCAAGAAGCAGAGGAATAAAGGATCGTTAAGAATCTTTTTCCTCTGCTTCTTTGTTGAACACTTTCTCTCACAACCTCACCGAGACGAACCTCCTGGCGACAATTTAACCTTGGGAGTGCGCGAAGTTTCTGGAGATGCACTGGGCAATCGCACTATACTTGGAGATGAAATTGCCTCCAACTTGCCCCGTTTTACTAAAGCTTGATGAATCATCGCCGCTACTTCAGCCCGACTAGCTACTTTGTTGGGAGCAAGAATTTGTGGGTTTGGATAGTTAACTACCAGACCATTGGTTGTAGCAGCAGCTATTTTGCCAATAGCATAAGCTGGAATATCTTTAGCATCTTTATAGACACTTAAAATCTGATTTGGCGAAGTGGGCGCTTTCAAATTCAACCCGCTAACAAGGGCAACCAAAACTTGCACTCGTGAAATATTTTGTTGTGGCTTGAAGGTTTTTTTCGGGTAACCTTTGAGAAATCCGGCACTGATGGCTTGGTCAATTGCTGGAGTTGCCCAGAATTTTGTTGGTACATCTTCAAATGCGATCGCAGTCTTAGACGGTTCTTGGTCAAAGGCTTTTTGCACAATTGCAGCAAATTCGGCTCGGTTTACAGGCTGATTTGGTCTAAACGAATAATCAGGAAACCCTTTGAGAATACTACGAGAAGAAAGAACATCTATAAAACGCCGACCCCAAAAGTTAGTGGGCACATCGTTAAATGCAATTGGTGGCGGAATAATAGATTTTTGTTTTGCTGGAGTTACTAAAGGCAGCGCTGATGATTTAATTGATGACTCAAGTACTGCTGAAGAGGGTACAGGTGTCTGTGGTTGTGGGGGTTGAGTCGGAATTACCTGAGCAGATGGTAATGCACGGGAAGGCGTGGCGCTGTTAGTTGGCAATGAAGGTGTCTTGGGTTCAACAACAGCCTCCGGTAGAGAATAGGGCAAAACTGTTTTAGGGACTACATTTGGTTCTACTTTGGGATTAAGGGAAGGCAATACTTGATTTGGTTGAACACTAGGCGAGGGAGTGGAAGAAGCCGACAGCAGCCTGTTGAAGTTCCAGCTAGAATCCCTGCGGGACAATGACCAAAAAAGAATTGCTCCGATAGTGGTGAAGGCAACCAGAATGGCTATAAATTCATCAAAGCCAAGGGCAGTTCTTTGGGATGACTCCGGTTCGGAAGGAGGTTTATTTGTCATCGTGATTACCCTGGTAGCAGTTAAATTTGTGTCTAAACAAATTAAGCCACAGATGACTCTTTTACACCAGCCCTTTTTAATTCGTAATTTTTAGTAAAATATCAGACTTCTGCTTCAATACTGAGTGATGTCTAACGACAAGCCGCTCCGCGTCTACTATTTCACGCCACCCGTGCCGATCTACTGCGCCGCATCGGAGCCTCCCAAAAAGCCGCACAGAGCTACACGCTTGCACTAGTGCTGGTAACAAATGACAGTGAACGCCGCTTTCTGGAGCGTCGGCTGC
This window contains:
- a CDS encoding CAAD domain-containing protein, whose protein sequence is MPEQDFTETASKETTVAEINTQTGTITKVQPPAQSQDEWLKYGEQVSTFLATLPEYVGGFFNEYKQPLVTVGLIVGSIVGVKVLLAILDALNDIPLVAPTFELIGIGYSAWFVYRYLLKASTRKELTSEITTLKSQVVGKIPEA
- a CDS encoding S-layer homology domain-containing protein, which gives rise to MTNKPPSEPESSQRTALGFDEFIAILVAFTTIGAILFWSLSRRDSSWNFNRLLSASSTPSPSVQPNQVLPSLNPKVEPNVVPKTVLPYSLPEAVVEPKTPSLPTNSATPSRALPSAQVIPTQPPQPQTPVPSSAVLESSIKSSALPLVTPAKQKSIIPPPIAFNDVPTNFWGRRFIDVLSSRSILKGFPDYSFRPNQPVNRAEFAAIVQKAFDQEPSKTAIAFEDVPTKFWATPAIDQAISAGFLKGYPKKTFKPQQNISRVQVLVALVSGLNLKAPTSPNQILSVYKDAKDIPAYAIGKIAAATTNGLVVNYPNPQILAPNKVASRAEVAAMIHQALVKRGKLEAISSPSIVRLPSASPETSRTPKVKLSPGGSSR